In the genome of Populus nigra chromosome 9, ddPopNigr1.1, whole genome shotgun sequence, one region contains:
- the LOC133702949 gene encoding protein NARROW LEAF 1-like yields MERSRNNMRAHCNVSTPSDESALERNYCSHPRLTSVGSATLQPFASAGQHCEGNAAYFSWPTSSRLSDAAEERANYFANLQKGILPETLGQFPKGQRATTLLDLMTIRAFHSKILRCYSLGTAIGFRIRRGVLTDIPAILVFVSRKVHKQWLSTVQCLPNALEGPGGVWCDVDVVEFSYFGAPQPTPKEQLYTEIVNDLRGDGLYIGSGSQVASQETYGTLGAIVRSQSGSRQVGFLTNRHVAVDLDYPNQKMFHPLPPTLGPGVNLGAVERATSFITDDLWYGIFAGINPETFVRADGAFIPFTDDFDMSTVNTSVKGVGEIGDVKIIDLQCPISDLIGKHVMKVGRSSGLTTGTVFAYGLEYNDEKGICFLTDFLVVGENQQTFDLEGDSGSLIIMKGENGEKPRPIGIIWGGTANRGRLKLKIGQPPENWTSGVDLGRLLYHLELDLITTNEGLQAAVQEQRAASATAICSTIGDSSPPDGMLPNDRMDDKLESLGLQIEHMPSEVENGIPKSSLMATNFHLEDGIKLTPSVEHQFIPSFIRQSPLHQNNVSDKEVSENLASLRNGCDEDIFVSLHLGDNEAKRRRSNSPASME; encoded by the exons ATGGAGCGTAGCAGAAATAACATGAGAGCGCACTGCAATGTTTCAACACCATCAGATGAATCAGCTCTTGAAAGAAACTATTGCAGTCATCCTAGACTGACTTCAGTAGGCTCTGCAACTCTTCAACCTTTTGCTTCAGCTGGACAGCATTGTGAGGGTAATGCTGCTTACTTCTCATGGCCCACGTCCAGCCGTTTAAGTGATGCCGCCGAAGAGAGGGCAAACTACTTTGCCAATCTGCAGAAAGGGATTCTTCCCGAAACTCTTGGTCAGTTTCCTAAAGGGCAGCGAGCAACAACATTACTTGATCTCATGACTATAAGGGCATTTCATAGCAAGATCCTTCGGTGTTACAGTCTTGGAACAGCGATTGGATTTCGTATTCGACGAGGTGTGCTTACTGATATACCAGCTATTCTTGTTTTTGTCTCTAGGAAAGTTCACAAGCAATGGCTCAGCACCGTCCAATGTCTACCAAATGCTCTAGAA GGACCAGGAGGTGTGTGGTGTGATGTTGATGTGGTCGAGTTCTCTTATTTTGGTGCACCTCAGCCAACTCCCAAAGAACAGTTGTACACAGAGATTGTGAATGACTTGCGCGGTGATGGTCTGTATATCGGTTCAGGCTCCCAG GTAGCAAGCCAGGAGACTTATGGAACCTTGGGTGCTATTGTAAGGAGCCAAAGTGGCAGTCGACAAGTTGGTTTTCTAACTAACAGGCATGTTGCGGTTGACTTGGATTACCCAAATCAGAAAATGTTTCATCCTTTGCCCCCGACACTTGGACCTGGTGTGAATCTTGGTGCAGTGGAGAGAGCTACTTCATTTATTACAGATGATCTTTGGTATGGCATATTTGCTGGAATAAACCCTG AAACATTTGTGAGAGCAGATGGGGCGTTTATCCCATTTACTGATGATTTTGACATGTCCACTGTTAATACATCTGTGAAAGGTGTAGGTGAAATTGGTGATGTCAAGATTATAGATTTGCAATGTCCAATCAGTGACCTTATTGGGAAGCATGTGATGAAGGTTGGAAGAAGTTCTGGCTTGACAACTGGAACTGTATTTGCCTATGGCCTGGAGTACAATGATGAGAAAGGCATATGCTTCTTAACTGACTTTCTTGTTGTAGGTGAGAACCAACAGACTTTTGACCTTGAAGGAGATAGTGGAAGCCTCATCATAATGAAGGGTGAGAACGGTGAGAAGCCTCGGCCTATTGGGATCATATGGGGTGGTACTGCTAATCGTGGTCGACTTAAGTTGAAAATTGGCCAGCCTCCAGAGAATTGGACTAGTGGAGTTGATCTTGGACGCCTCCTCTATCATCTTGAACTTGATCTGATCACTACCAATGAAGGGCTTCAAG CTGCAGTACAAGAACAAAGAGCTGCCTCAGCAACTGCAATTTGCTCCACTATAGGAGACTCATCACCCCCTGATGGAATGCTTCCAAATGACAGAATGGATGACAAATTGGAATCATTGGGTCTTCAAATTGAGCACATGCCTTCAGAAGTTGAAAATGGTATCCCAAAATCATCACTAATGGCAACTAACTTTCACTTGGAAGATGGCATCAAGTTGACTCCCAGTGTTGAACACCAGTTCATTCCGAGCTTCATCAGGCAGTCCCCACTGCATCAAAACAATGTATCAGATAAGGAGGTGTCTGAGAATCTTGCTTCGCTAAGGAATGGCTGCGATGAAGACATATTTGTTTCATTGCACCTCGGTGACAATGAAGCCAAAAGGAGGCGTTCGAATTCTCCAGCCAGCATGGAATAA
- the LOC133702948 gene encoding uncharacterized protein LOC133702948: MGKTSEIGGLISAIAASFSFSQSNFVSFADGPFSFSPFSSSNPSPSPQSSSPSSSVQSQPSTLPQSTAADNSEPAPRAPRNDHPRTTSAGFDPVALERGAKALREITSSSHAKKVFETIKTQEATRQAELAEKAAEFKALQAQAETERQRVVYDEQRKLAQHQAQTKSQMARYEDELARKRMQAENEYQRARNQELVKLQEESSIRQEQARRATEEQIQAQQRQTEREKAEIERETIRVRAIAEAEGRAHEAKLAEDVNRRILKDRANAEMEKWVAAINTTFEHIGGGLRAVLTDQNKLVVVVGGVTALAAGIYTTREGARVIWSYVDRLLGQPSLIRESSRGKYPWSGVFTRSLSTLSSGANKGLTSKNGNGFGDVILHPSLQKRIEQLANATANTKSHQAPFRNMLFYGPPGTGKTMAARELAKKSGLDYALMTGGDVAPLGSQAVTKIHQLFDWSKKSRRGLLLFIDEADAFLCERNKTYMSEAQRSALNALLFRTGDQSKDIVLALATNRPGDLDSAVSDRIDEVLEFPLPQTGERFKLLKLYVDKYIAQAGSRKSGGWLQNLFKRQPRKIEIKGLTDDILKEAAEKTEGFSGREIAKLMAGVQAAVYGSPNCVLDPTLFREVVDYKVAEHQQRSKLASKSEQKSH; encoded by the exons atgggaaaaacaAGTGAAATTGGAGGGCTAATCTCAGCAATAGCagcttccttttccttttctcaatcaaattttgtttcttttgctgATGGCCCTTTTAgtttctctcctttctcttcttcaaaCCCTTCTCCTTCCCCTCAATCTTCTTCGCCTTCTTCTTCTGTACAATCTCAGCCGTCCACTTTGCCTCAATCAACGGCGGCGGATAATAGTGAGCCTGCTCCTAGAGCTCCTAGGAATGATCACCCACGAACGACATCTGCTGGGTTTGATCCTGTGGCTTTAGAGAGAGGTGCTAAGGCTTTGAGAGAGATTACCTCTTCCTCTCATGCTAAAAAG GTCTTTGAGACTATAAAGACGCAAGAAGCAACGAGGCAGGCAGAATTGGCTGAAAAAGCTGCAGAATTTAAGGCATTGCAAGCTCAGGCTGAAACT GAGAGACAAAGAGTGGTATATGATGAGCAGAGGAAGCTGGCACAGCACCAGGCACAGACTAAATCCCAGATGGCTCGCTATGAGGATGAACTGGCTAGGAAGAGGATGCAG GCTGAAAATGAATATCAAAGAGCAAGGAATCAAGAGCTTGTGAAACTGCAAGAAGAATCATCAATAAGACAGGAGCAGGCTCGAAGAGCAACAGAAGAACAGATTCAAGCACAGCAGCGACAAACAGAGAGGGAAAAGGCTGAGATAGAACGTGAAACAATTAGAGTGAGAGCTATAGCAGAAGCAGAAGGGAGAGCCCATGAAGCAAAGTTAGCTGAGGATGTTAATCGGCGAATTCTGAAGGATCGTGCAAATGCTGAAATGGAGAAATGGGTTGCTGCAATAAACACTACCTTTGAACACATTGGAG GTGGTTTGCGAGCAGTTTTAACTGATCAAAACAAGCTGGTCGTTGTTGTGGGAGGAGTCACGGCACTTGCAGCAGGGATTTACACAACAAG AGAAGGTGCTAGAGTGATTTGGAGCTATGTAGATAGATTACTGGGACAACCATCACTAATCAGGGAGTCCTCCAGGGGCAAATACCCTTGGTCAGGAGTTTTTACCCGTTCCTTGAGCACTTTATCAAGCGGTGCAAATAAGGGATTGACTTCTAAAAATGGAAATGGATTCGGTGATGTGATTTTACATCCTTCTCTTCAGAAACGAATTGAACAGCTGGCTAATGCAACAGCCAATACAAAATCCCATCAGGCTCCATTTCGGAACATGCTTTTCTATGGACCTCCAGGAACCGGGAAAACAATGGCTGCTAGAGAGTTAGCTAAAAAATCT GGCTTAGATTATGCTTTGATGACTGGTGGAGATGTTGCTCCGCTGGGATCACAGGCAGTCACAAAGATTCACCAGTTATTCGACTGGTCCAAGAAGTCTCGGAGGGGTTTGTTGCTATTCATTGACGAAGCAGATGCATTTTTGTGCGA GCGGAACAAGACCTACATGAGTGAAGCTCAACGAAGTGCACTGAATGCCCTTCTTTTCCGCACCGGTGACCAGTCCAAGGATATAGTCCTTGCACTTGCCACAAACCGCCCTGGTGATCTTGATTCAGCTGTTTCAGACCGTATAGATGAAGTTCTGGAATTCCCTTTGCCTCAGACAGGAGAACGTTTCAAGCTGCTCAAGCTTTATGTGGATAAGTATATAGCTCAGGCTGGATCAAGAAAATCCGGTGGTTGGCTCCAAAATTTGTTCAAAAGACAACCACGGAAGATAGAAATAAAGGGACTGACCGATGATATCTTAAAGGAAGCAGCAGAAAAAACAGAGGGATTTTCTGGGAGAGAAATAGCCAAATTGATGGCAGGTGTCCAAGCAGCAGTTTATGGAAGTCCGAACTGTGTGCTTGACCCAACCCTGTTCAGAGAAGTGGTAGATTATAAAGTTGCAGAACATCAACAGAGGAGTAAACTGGCATCAAAATCAGAACAAAAGAGTCATTAG